Proteins encoded within one genomic window of Sphingomonas sp. KRR8:
- a CDS encoding RNA methyltransferase, with the protein MSEPPVIVLVRPQLGENIGKAARAMLNFGLTEMRLVAPRDGWPNPAAGPAASGADVVLEQARVYATTAEAIADCSTVFAATVRRRELMNPVVGPEEMAATIRSEAGRSAILFGPERSGLETEDVALADAIVTIPINPQFGSINLAQAVILLAYEWSKGEALAQPTMRELEPVAPHEELDGFLGQLGELLEAAGYFKPPERTPVTKNTLRTIFTKARWTTREIRAVRGVIRILAHPRKAD; encoded by the coding sequence GTGAGCGAGCCTCCCGTCATCGTTCTCGTCCGGCCGCAGCTGGGCGAGAATATCGGCAAGGCGGCGCGTGCCATGCTCAACTTCGGGCTGACGGAAATGCGGCTGGTGGCGCCGCGCGACGGCTGGCCCAATCCTGCGGCCGGACCGGCCGCCAGTGGCGCCGACGTGGTGCTCGAACAGGCCCGCGTCTATGCCACGACGGCCGAGGCGATCGCCGATTGCTCCACGGTATTCGCGGCCACCGTCCGGCGTCGCGAGCTGATGAACCCGGTCGTCGGCCCCGAGGAGATGGCCGCGACGATCCGCTCCGAAGCCGGCCGCTCAGCCATACTGTTCGGGCCGGAACGTTCGGGTCTTGAAACCGAGGACGTGGCGCTAGCCGACGCAATCGTCACCATCCCGATCAATCCCCAATTCGGCAGCATCAACCTTGCCCAGGCGGTGATCCTCCTCGCTTATGAATGGTCCAAGGGGGAGGCGCTCGCCCAGCCGACGATGCGCGAATTGGAGCCGGTCGCTCCGCACGAGGAACTCGACGGTTTCCTCGGTCAACTGGGCGAATTGTTGGAGGCGGCGGGCTACTTCAAGCCGCCGGAGCGGACGCCGGTGACCAAGAACACCCTGCGCACGATCTTCACCAAGGCGCGCTGGACCACTCGTGAAATTCGCGCCGTTCGCGGGGTGATCCGCATCCTGGCGCACCCTCGCAAGGCCGATTGA
- a CDS encoding DUF3429 domain-containing protein — MERRIPAAPLVLGLAGLLPPLASAAAISLDLGGFGYVAREATLLYAALIASFLGGSWWAFASRAERPSWLLMLISVVPSLTAWAMLLALDALNAGTGLALLILLTPLVDLQLQRAALAAPWWLRLRVPLSLTLAVELLFVTFCR, encoded by the coding sequence ATGGAAAGACGCATTCCCGCCGCGCCGCTGGTGCTTGGCCTGGCCGGCCTGCTGCCGCCGCTCGCCAGTGCCGCCGCGATCTCCCTCGATCTGGGCGGGTTCGGCTATGTCGCGCGCGAAGCGACGCTGCTCTACGCCGCACTGATCGCCAGCTTCCTTGGAGGGAGCTGGTGGGCCTTCGCGAGCCGCGCCGAACGGCCAAGCTGGTTGCTGATGCTGATCAGCGTGGTGCCCTCGCTCACAGCCTGGGCAATGCTTCTGGCGCTGGACGCGCTGAATGCGGGAACGGGGCTCGCCTTGCTGATCCTGCTGACACCCCTGGTGGATCTGCAGCTTCAGCGCGCGGCACTGGCGGCGCCTTGGTGGCTGCGGCTGCGCGTACCGCTGTCACTGACGCTGGCAGTCGAGCTCCTATTCGTGACCTTCTGCCGGTGA
- a CDS encoding agmatine deiminase family protein: protein MVSPLPEWAPHKAMWIGFPSDPELWLEDLKPAQKEVAALAKALHAEGRGEEIRLVAANEVAARAARRLAPFATVVVEPFGDIWLRDTGPIVMGGGGAARRAQGFRFNGWGGKYDLPGDESIGQRLAQTEHLPYQRAEWVLEGGAIDFDGSGTVLTTEQCLLNPNRNPELSRAEVEERLREDLGLERVVWLGEGLMNDHTDGHVDNLARFVAPGRVAIPAATSADPNRAAYVDAARRLAAAGLDVVSIPSPGVVEREGEMVPASYMNFLIGNAAVVVPLYGAENDAAAVHAVAALFPGRDVVGLRADHILTGGGSFHCISQQLPE, encoded by the coding sequence ATGGTTTCTCCTCTTCCGGAATGGGCGCCGCACAAGGCGATGTGGATCGGATTCCCGTCCGATCCCGAGCTGTGGCTGGAGGACCTCAAGCCCGCGCAGAAGGAAGTCGCGGCATTAGCCAAGGCGCTGCATGCCGAAGGCCGGGGTGAAGAGATCCGTTTGGTTGCCGCCAATGAGGTGGCCGCCCGCGCCGCTCGCCGGCTGGCGCCATTCGCGACCGTCGTCGTTGAGCCCTTCGGCGACATCTGGCTGCGCGATACTGGTCCGATCGTCATGGGCGGCGGCGGAGCCGCTAGGCGGGCGCAGGGATTCCGCTTCAATGGTTGGGGCGGCAAGTACGATCTGCCGGGTGACGAGAGCATAGGGCAGCGCCTCGCCCAGACGGAGCACCTGCCCTACCAGCGCGCCGAGTGGGTGCTCGAGGGCGGCGCGATCGATTTCGACGGATCAGGGACGGTGCTGACCACCGAGCAATGCCTGCTCAACCCCAATCGCAATCCGGAGCTCAGCCGCGCGGAGGTCGAGGAGCGGCTGCGGGAGGACCTTGGGCTGGAACGGGTCGTGTGGCTCGGCGAAGGGTTGATGAACGACCACACCGACGGCCACGTCGACAACCTGGCCCGGTTCGTGGCGCCTGGCCGCGTTGCCATTCCGGCGGCCACCAGCGCTGACCCAAACAGGGCCGCCTATGTCGATGCCGCCCGGCGTCTGGCAGCCGCGGGCCTCGACGTGGTCTCCATTCCTTCCCCCGGAGTGGTCGAGCGGGAGGGTGAGATGGTACCCGCCAGCTACATGAATTTCCTCATCGGCAACGCCGCGGTCGTGGTCCCCCTTTATGGCGCGGAGAATGACGCCGCGGCGGTTCATGCGGTGGCGGCGCTATTTCCGGGCCGCGACGTGGTCGGTCTGCGGGCCGATCACATCCTGACCGGCGGCGGGAGCTTCCATTGCATCAGCCAGCAACTACCTGAGTAG
- a CDS encoding uracil-DNA glycosylase, whose protein sequence is MLFASPPVVSPVPRAEAPRDCPLCPRLVRFREDCRAEHPGWWNAPVPAWGDPNAWLAVVGMAPGKQGANRTGRPFTGDFAGDLLYATLLKFGLGTGTYRADPSDDVRLDGAVILNAVKCLPPANKPEPIEIATCRSYFEAGLAQLPNLKVLVALGAIAHTAAARALGLRPMHAKFGHGSEVVAPDGRILLGTYHSSRYNQNTGRLDAPMFEQVFARALALRPA, encoded by the coding sequence ATGCTCTTCGCCTCACCCCCGGTCGTTTCCCCTGTGCCCAGGGCAGAGGCGCCACGCGACTGCCCCTTGTGCCCGCGGCTGGTACGGTTCCGCGAAGATTGCCGGGCCGAGCACCCGGGCTGGTGGAATGCGCCGGTCCCGGCCTGGGGTGATCCGAACGCCTGGCTTGCCGTGGTCGGCATGGCGCCGGGCAAGCAGGGCGCCAACCGCACCGGCCGCCCGTTCACCGGAGACTTCGCCGGCGATCTCCTCTACGCCACCCTGCTCAAGTTCGGGCTCGGCACTGGCACCTATCGCGCGGACCCGTCCGACGATGTGCGGCTCGATGGCGCGGTGATCCTCAATGCCGTGAAATGCCTGCCGCCCGCCAACAAGCCGGAGCCGATCGAGATCGCCACCTGCCGCAGCTACTTCGAAGCGGGGCTGGCGCAGCTGCCCAACCTCAAGGTGCTGGTTGCGCTTGGCGCCATTGCCCACACGGCGGCGGCGAGGGCACTCGGGCTTCGGCCGATGCACGCGAAGTTTGGCCATGGCTCGGAGGTGGTTGCGCCCGACGGTCGGATCCTTCTCGGCACCTACCATTCCAGCCGCTACAACCAGAATACCGGGCGGCTCGACGCTCCGATGTTCGAGCAGGTCTTCGCCCGTGCCCTCGCGCTCCGGCCAGCCTGA
- the rpiB gene encoding ribose 5-phosphate isomerase B yields MRIALAADHAGFALKDDLAAWLREQGHEVLDLGTNSPESVDYPRFGASLAEALADGRAQRGIAVCGSGIGIAIAANRNPACRCAQVSEPLSARLARSHNDANAIALGARLVGPDMARAIVEEFLSSDFAGGRHQRRVDQLSPALQGTD; encoded by the coding sequence ATGCGCATCGCCCTCGCCGCCGACCACGCCGGATTCGCTCTCAAGGACGATCTTGCCGCCTGGCTGCGCGAGCAGGGTCATGAGGTACTGGACCTCGGTACCAATAGCCCCGAGAGCGTGGATTATCCCCGCTTCGGTGCCTCGCTGGCCGAGGCACTGGCGGACGGGCGGGCGCAGCGCGGGATCGCGGTGTGCGGGTCGGGGATTGGCATCGCGATTGCCGCCAATCGCAACCCCGCCTGTCGCTGTGCCCAGGTCTCGGAGCCGCTGTCGGCCCGACTTGCCCGCAGCCACAATGACGCCAACGCTATCGCGCTCGGCGCCCGCCTGGTTGGACCGGACATGGCGCGCGCGATCGTCGAGGAATTCCTCAGCTCCGACTTTGCCGGCGGGCGCCACCAGCGCCGCGTCGACCAACTTTCACCTGCTCTTCAAGGAACCGACTGA
- the aguB gene encoding N-carbamoylputrescine amidase, translating into MTKITVAALQLAFGEDTAENIRNVSELVREAAGKGAEVVLPPELFEGPYFCRVEDEGLFAAAKPTAEHPSVIAMQALAKELGIWIPTSFFERDGPHHYNSLAMVGPDGQIAGLYRKSHIPDGPGYEEKFYFRPGNTGFKVWQGPEQTTFGVGVCWDQWYPETARAMMLMGAEILFYPTAIGTEPHDPDLDTSRLWRRAMIGHAVSNVVPVVAANRIGTECGQRFYGHSFICDERGDLLAEFGAEETGVLTATLDIDQARRHRAAFGFFRDRRPELYGRLVQDI; encoded by the coding sequence ATGACCAAAATCACCGTCGCCGCCCTGCAGCTCGCCTTTGGTGAGGACACGGCCGAGAACATCCGCAACGTGTCCGAACTGGTCCGCGAGGCCGCCGGCAAGGGCGCCGAGGTGGTGCTTCCGCCCGAGCTGTTCGAAGGACCCTATTTCTGCAGGGTCGAGGATGAGGGGCTGTTCGCCGCGGCGAAGCCGACGGCCGAGCATCCGAGCGTGATCGCCATGCAGGCGCTGGCGAAAGAACTTGGGATCTGGATCCCGACCAGCTTCTTCGAGCGCGATGGGCCGCACCATTATAACAGCCTGGCGATGGTGGGGCCGGACGGGCAGATCGCCGGCCTCTATCGCAAGAGCCACATTCCGGATGGCCCGGGCTATGAGGAGAAGTTCTACTTCCGCCCCGGCAACACTGGCTTCAAGGTGTGGCAGGGGCCCGAGCAGACCACGTTCGGCGTGGGCGTCTGCTGGGACCAGTGGTATCCGGAAACGGCGCGCGCGATGATGCTGATGGGCGCCGAAATCCTGTTCTACCCGACAGCGATCGGGACCGAACCACACGACCCCGACCTGGACACCAGCCGCCTGTGGCGCAGGGCGATGATCGGCCATGCGGTCAGCAATGTTGTCCCCGTCGTGGCAGCGAACCGGATCGGTACGGAATGCGGCCAGCGCTTCTATGGCCACAGCTTCATCTGCGACGAACGCGGTGACCTCCTGGCCGAGTTTGGGGCGGAGGAAACCGGCGTGCTGACCGCGACGCTCGACATCGACCAGGCTCGCCGTCATCGCGCCGCCTTTGGCTTCTTCCGCGATCGTCGACCAGAGCTTTACGGACGGCTGGTGCAGGATATCTAA
- a CDS encoding YdeI/OmpD-associated family protein: protein MTAPASLEFRHETPDDLAAALARDVVLAGRWDDLTELARNEWICWMTSPKTAETRAKRLARLQEDITGGKRRPCCWPGCPHRRESARKWVAA from the coding sequence ATGACCGCCCCGGCTTCGCTCGAATTCCGCCATGAAACACCGGACGATCTCGCCGCCGCGCTGGCGCGGGATGTGGTTCTTGCAGGTCGTTGGGACGATCTCACGGAACTCGCCCGCAACGAGTGGATCTGCTGGATGACGTCGCCCAAGACGGCAGAGACTCGCGCCAAACGCCTCGCCCGGCTCCAGGAGGACATCACCGGCGGCAAGCGGCGCCCCTGCTGCTGGCCCGGATGCCCCCATCGCCGCGAGTCGGCGCGGAAATGGGTCGCGGCCTAA
- the folK gene encoding 2-amino-4-hydroxy-6-hydroxymethyldihydropteridine diphosphokinase — protein sequence MSHLYAIGIGSNRPDKRHGSPAAIVAAAIAELDRRFTLFDASPLLLNAASGGAGRDFANSAALVETSLEPESLLAELKAMERAFGRRLGRRWGPRVLDLDILLWSGGRFASRKLTVPHPRLPQRTFALQPLLAIAPGWRVNGALTVRHLAERLAARRPRD from the coding sequence ATGTCTCATCTTTACGCGATCGGGATCGGCTCGAACCGACCGGACAAAAGGCATGGCTCGCCGGCCGCGATCGTCGCCGCCGCGATTGCCGAACTCGATCGCCGCTTTACCCTGTTCGACGCATCGCCGCTCCTGCTCAACGCGGCGAGCGGAGGGGCAGGCCGCGACTTCGCCAACAGCGCGGCGCTGGTCGAGACCAGCCTGGAGCCCGAATCCCTGCTGGCCGAACTCAAGGCGATGGAGCGGGCGTTCGGACGGCGCCTGGGACGGCGCTGGGGGCCGCGTGTCCTCGACCTCGACATCTTGCTGTGGAGTGGCGGCCGCTTTGCCTCGCGCAAGCTGACTGTCCCCCACCCTCGTCTGCCGCAACGCACCTTTGCACTTCAGCCGCTGCTGGCCATCGCGCCCGGCTGGCGGGTCAACGGGGCGCTGACCGTACGCCATTTGGCCGAGCGCCTTGCCGCGCGGCGTCCGCGCGACTAA
- a CDS encoding GNAT family N-acetyltransferase, whose product MLRTERLLLRRARTDDVSALHAIMRQPLAMRYWSTLPHPDVAATRTFIDSMMNPPHEGSDDFIIECEGRVIGKLGCWRLPDVGYILDPAEWGRGYASEALAAFIKHRRAQGGTELTADTDPRNSASIHLLERHGFVETGSAARTWLVGDEWCDSIYWKLEL is encoded by the coding sequence TTGCTCCGCACTGAGCGGCTGCTGCTCCGCCGAGCGCGAACCGACGACGTCTCCGCGCTCCACGCGATCATGCGCCAGCCGCTCGCCATGCGTTACTGGTCGACACTGCCGCACCCGGATGTTGCGGCCACCCGGACCTTCATCGACAGCATGATGAACCCGCCACACGAAGGCAGCGACGACTTCATCATCGAGTGCGAAGGCCGGGTGATCGGCAAGCTCGGCTGCTGGCGGTTGCCGGACGTCGGCTATATCCTCGATCCGGCCGAGTGGGGCAGGGGTTATGCCAGCGAAGCGCTCGCCGCCTTCATCAAGCATCGGCGCGCGCAAGGTGGGACGGAACTCACGGCCGACACCGACCCGCGCAACAGCGCCAGCATCCACCTGCTCGAGCGCCATGGTTTTGTCGAGACGGGCAGCGCGGCCCGGACCTGGCTTGTCGGCGACGAGTGGTGCGACAGCATCTACTGGAAGCTTGAGCTATAA
- a CDS encoding chorismate mutase: MNDIRDPDDCTTMAEVRTGVDDVDRRIVALIARRFGYMDAAARIKPDREAVRDEWRKADVKAKVDAAAAEASIDRELMSRIYEDLIETSIAHEFEQFDRTRG, translated from the coding sequence ATGAACGACATCCGCGATCCCGATGACTGCACCACCATGGCCGAAGTCCGCACCGGCGTTGACGACGTCGACCGTCGCATAGTGGCGCTCATCGCCCGGCGGTTCGGCTACATGGATGCGGCAGCCCGGATCAAGCCCGACCGGGAGGCCGTCCGCGACGAATGGCGCAAGGCCGACGTGAAGGCCAAGGTGGACGCCGCCGCTGCTGAAGCCAGCATCGATCGCGAGCTGATGAGCCGTATCTACGAGGACCTGATCGAAACCTCGATCGCGCACGAATTCGAGCAGTTCGACCGCACCCGAGGCTGA
- a CDS encoding S9 family peptidase, protein MASTEAAGDQEARVFGARENVSAMSLAPGGGLVSFIAPMPEGSGSIAFTADLASGQLKPFLRGTRPGESLRWCRFVTDSRLICRYSAILPVEGQLAPFGRMLAVNIDGSGQKELGQEASFYDAELRQFDGAVIDWLPGQGGSVLMTRIYIPEAGRTGTKITRTKRGLGVVKINTATLAVEEVESPRDGASNYLSDGRGVVRIQEMQQDDQEQLTGNYKYNYRVAGSRTWKQLTPFQDSNAFVPLAVDASTDSLYALKPLNGRQALYRVKLTDPISTELVASNPRVDIDDVVRSANGARVIGYTLVEDKRQTVYFDKDYKALHDTLARALPKLPLIEFLNSSGDDTKTLMFAGSDSDPGHFYVFDRTQKQLAEVLPTRPELTGRTLASVQPVSIPVADGTNMVAYLTLPPGKNGKNLPAVVLPHGGPSARDEWGFDWLAQYLAARGYAVLQPNYRGSAGFGDAWLMQNGFKSWQTSIGDITAGAKWLAAQGIANPNRMAIVGWSYGGYAALQSAATQPGLFKAVAAVAPVTDLAMLKRESDGFTNHEVVERFIGTGPHIREGSPLQRASAIKVPVLLAHGNLDLNVGVDESVRMDAALRSAGTPVKFLRYPALDHQLDDSAARRELLTEVGKMLDQTIGH, encoded by the coding sequence GTGGCCAGCACTGAGGCCGCTGGCGACCAGGAAGCCCGCGTCTTCGGGGCGCGTGAGAACGTCAGCGCGATGAGTCTGGCGCCGGGCGGCGGCCTCGTCTCCTTCATCGCTCCAATGCCTGAAGGCAGCGGTTCGATCGCGTTCACCGCCGATCTGGCAAGCGGCCAGCTCAAGCCTTTCCTGCGCGGTACTCGCCCGGGTGAATCGCTGCGGTGGTGCCGCTTCGTGACCGACAGCCGACTGATTTGCCGCTACAGCGCCATCCTCCCGGTCGAGGGGCAGCTGGCCCCGTTCGGTCGCATGCTGGCAGTCAACATCGACGGCAGCGGGCAAAAGGAACTCGGCCAGGAAGCAAGCTTCTATGATGCCGAACTCCGTCAGTTCGACGGCGCGGTGATCGACTGGCTGCCCGGCCAGGGCGGATCAGTCCTGATGACGCGCATCTACATTCCGGAGGCCGGACGGACCGGCACCAAGATCACCCGGACCAAGCGTGGCCTCGGTGTCGTGAAGATCAACACGGCAACCCTGGCGGTCGAAGAAGTCGAATCGCCCCGCGACGGCGCTTCCAATTATCTCAGCGATGGCCGTGGCGTCGTCCGTATCCAGGAGATGCAGCAGGACGATCAGGAGCAGCTCACCGGCAACTACAAGTACAACTACCGCGTCGCCGGCTCCCGTACCTGGAAGCAACTCACGCCCTTCCAAGACAGCAATGCATTCGTTCCGCTAGCCGTGGATGCGAGCACCGACAGCTTGTATGCGCTCAAGCCGCTCAACGGTCGTCAGGCGCTGTACCGCGTGAAGCTGACGGACCCCATCTCCACCGAGCTGGTCGCCTCCAACCCGCGGGTCGATATCGACGACGTCGTGCGTTCGGCCAATGGCGCGAGGGTGATTGGCTACACGCTGGTCGAGGACAAGCGTCAGACGGTCTATTTCGACAAGGACTACAAGGCGCTTCACGACACGCTGGCGCGCGCCCTGCCGAAGCTGCCCTTGATCGAGTTCCTCAACTCTAGCGGCGACGACACCAAGACACTGATGTTCGCGGGATCGGACAGCGATCCCGGCCACTTCTATGTCTTCGATCGGACGCAGAAGCAGCTTGCCGAAGTGCTGCCGACGCGGCCCGAGTTGACCGGCCGGACGCTGGCATCGGTCCAACCGGTTTCGATCCCGGTCGCGGACGGTACGAACATGGTCGCCTACCTGACGCTTCCGCCGGGCAAGAACGGCAAGAACCTGCCGGCCGTCGTGCTTCCGCATGGCGGGCCAAGCGCGCGTGACGAGTGGGGCTTCGACTGGCTGGCGCAGTACTTGGCAGCACGCGGCTATGCCGTGCTGCAGCCCAATTATCGTGGGTCGGCCGGATTTGGTGACGCCTGGCTGATGCAGAACGGCTTCAAGAGCTGGCAAACCTCGATCGGGGACATCACAGCCGGTGCCAAGTGGCTGGCCGCCCAGGGTATCGCCAACCCGAACAGGATGGCGATCGTCGGCTGGTCTTACGGGGGCTATGCGGCGCTTCAATCAGCGGCAACGCAGCCAGGGCTATTTAAGGCGGTGGCGGCGGTCGCACCGGTTACTGATCTTGCGATGCTCAAGCGGGAGTCGGATGGCTTCACCAACCATGAGGTCGTCGAGCGTTTCATCGGCACCGGGCCGCACATCCGAGAGGGCTCGCCACTTCAGCGGGCGAGCGCGATCAAGGTCCCCGTACTGCTGGCGCACGGCAATCTCGACCTCAACGTGGGAGTAGACGAGTCGGTCCGGATGGATGCGGCGCTACGCTCGGCGGGCACTCCGGTGAAGTTCCTGCGCTACCCGGCGCTGGATCACCAGCTGGATGACAGCGCTGCCCGGCGCGAGCTGCTTACGGAAGTCGGCAAGATGCTCGACCAGACTATCGGCCACTGA
- the rpsD gene encoding 30S ribosomal protein S4 yields MSKRTSAKYKLDRRMGENVFGRPKSPVNRREYGPGQHGQRRKGKMSDFGIQLRAKQKLKGYYGDVTEKQFKQTFQQASRMKGDASQNLIGLLERRLDMIVYRAKFAPTIWAARQLVSHGHVRVNGIKCNIASRRCDVGDVIELGPKAQEMALVLEAQSLAEREIPDYVVPDGNTKVTYTRVPKLDEVPYPVRMEPNLVVEFYSR; encoded by the coding sequence ATGTCGAAGCGCACCAGCGCCAAGTATAAGCTCGACCGCCGCATGGGCGAGAACGTCTTCGGACGGCCCAAGAGCCCGGTCAATCGCCGCGAATATGGTCCCGGCCAGCACGGCCAGCGCCGCAAGGGCAAGATGTCGGACTTCGGCATCCAGCTGCGCGCGAAGCAGAAGCTCAAGGGCTATTACGGCGACGTCACCGAGAAGCAGTTCAAGCAGACCTTCCAGCAGGCGAGCCGCATGAAGGGCGACGCCAGCCAGAACCTGATTGGCCTGCTCGAGCGCCGGTTGGACATGATCGTCTATCGCGCCAAGTTCGCGCCGACGATCTGGGCCGCCCGCCAGCTGGTCAGCCATGGCCACGTTCGGGTCAATGGCATCAAGTGCAACATCGCCTCGCGCCGCTGCGACGTGGGCGACGTGATCGAGCTCGGCCCGAAGGCGCAGGAAATGGCCCTGGTGCTCGAGGCGCAGAGCCTCGCCGAGCGCGAGATCCCCGATTACGTCGTGCCGGACGGCAACACCAAGGTGACCTACACCCGCGTGCCGAAGCTCGACGAGGTGCCCTATCCGGTGCGGATGGAGCCGAACCTCGTGGTCGAGTTCTACTCGCGTTAA
- the nrdR gene encoding transcriptional regulator NrdR: MRCPFCGHEDSQVKDSRSSEDGAAIRRRRQCEGCGARFTTFERIQLRDVTVIKKNGQREPFDRSKLARAIGFACRKREIAPDRIERLVSGIQRQLETRGDEVRAEEIGEAVMNGLKTLDHVAYIRFASIYKDFNEASDFAEIAGEVVEEPDAPAPSTPAPKLL, encoded by the coding sequence TTGCGCTGTCCATTTTGCGGCCATGAAGACAGTCAGGTGAAGGACAGCCGCTCGTCGGAAGACGGGGCGGCAATCCGGCGCCGCCGCCAGTGCGAAGGCTGCGGCGCGCGCTTCACCACCTTCGAGCGCATCCAGCTGCGCGACGTCACGGTGATCAAAAAGAATGGCCAGCGCGAGCCGTTCGATCGCAGCAAGCTTGCCCGGGCGATTGGCTTCGCCTGCCGCAAGCGCGAGATTGCGCCTGACCGCATCGAGCGGCTGGTCAGCGGCATCCAGCGCCAGCTGGAGACCCGCGGTGACGAGGTGCGCGCCGAGGAGATTGGCGAAGCGGTGATGAACGGCCTCAAGACGCTGGATCACGTCGCCTACATTCGCTTCGCCAGCATCTACAAGGACTTCAATGAAGCGAGCGACTTCGCCGAGATCGCGGGCGAGGTGGTCGAGGAACCGGACGCGCCCGCTCCGTCCACACCTGCGCCGAAGCTGCTGTGA
- the glyA gene encoding serine hydroxymethyltransferase, translated as MATAANLNDVQPQGFFTRALADADSAVAEAIAAELTREQTQIELIASENIVSKAVLEAQGSVFTNKYAEGYPGRRYYQGCAPSDAVEQLAIDRAKQLFGCGFANVQPHSGAQANGAVFLALLQPGDTILGMSLAAGGHLTHGAPPAQSGKWFNAVQYGVRLEDQLVDFDELQRLADEHKPKMIIAGGSAYPRHLDFARFRQVADSVGAYLMVDMAHFAGLVAAGEHPSPFGHAHVVTTTTHKTLRGPRGGMVLTDDEAIAKKINSAVFPGLQGGPLMHVIAAKAVAFGEALQPDFKTYAQAVVRNARALASRLKERGADLVAGGTDTHLALVDLRPLGITGKDADESLERAGITCNKNGIPFDPLPPLKTSGIRVGSPAGTTRGFGEAEFREIADMVADVLDGLKANGLDGNGAVEQAVNVRVRALCARFPIYQG; from the coding sequence ATGGCCACCGCCGCCAATCTCAACGACGTTCAGCCGCAGGGCTTCTTCACCCGTGCGCTTGCCGACGCGGACTCCGCGGTGGCCGAGGCAATCGCGGCCGAACTCACCCGCGAACAGACCCAGATTGAGCTGATCGCGTCGGAGAACATTGTCTCCAAGGCGGTTCTCGAGGCGCAGGGCTCCGTATTCACCAACAAATATGCGGAAGGCTATCCCGGGCGCCGCTACTATCAGGGCTGCGCACCGTCCGATGCGGTCGAGCAGCTTGCCATCGACCGGGCCAAGCAGCTGTTCGGCTGCGGTTTCGCCAACGTGCAGCCGCACTCGGGCGCGCAGGCCAATGGCGCCGTCTTCCTTGCCCTGCTTCAGCCCGGCGACACGATTCTCGGAATGAGCCTCGCCGCGGGCGGCCACCTGACCCACGGCGCTCCTCCGGCCCAGTCCGGCAAGTGGTTCAACGCGGTGCAATATGGCGTTCGGCTAGAAGACCAGCTGGTCGACTTCGACGAGCTTCAGCGTCTGGCGGATGAGCACAAGCCCAAGATGATCATCGCCGGCGGCTCAGCCTATCCGCGCCACCTCGACTTCGCCCGCTTCCGCCAAGTGGCGGACAGCGTCGGCGCTTACCTGATGGTCGACATGGCGCACTTCGCCGGCCTGGTCGCGGCGGGCGAACATCCCTCGCCCTTCGGCCATGCCCATGTAGTCACCACCACCACCCACAAGACGCTGCGCGGCCCGCGTGGCGGCATGGTGCTGACCGACGATGAGGCGATCGCCAAGAAGATCAACTCGGCTGTCTTCCCCGGTCTCCAGGGTGGCCCGCTGATGCACGTCATCGCTGCCAAGGCGGTGGCTTTCGGTGAGGCGCTTCAGCCCGACTTCAAGACCTATGCCCAAGCGGTCGTGCGCAACGCCCGTGCGCTGGCGAGCCGCCTGAAGGAGCGCGGGGCCGACCTGGTGGCGGGCGGTACCGACACGCATCTGGCGCTGGTCGACCTTCGCCCGCTCGGCATCACCGGCAAGGACGCGGACGAGAGCCTCGAGCGCGCGGGCATCACCTGCAACAAGAACGGCATTCCGTTCGACCCGCTGCCGCCGCTCAAGACCAGCGGCATCCGCGTCGGCTCGCCCGCCGGCACCACGCGCGGCTTTGGTGAAGCCGAGTTCCGCGAGATCGCCGACATGGTCGCCGACGTCCTCGACGGGCTGAAGGCTAACGGGCTGGATGGCAATGGCGCCGTCGAGCAGGCAGTGAACGTCCGCGTCCGCGCCCTGTGTGCCCGCTTCCCCATTTACCAGGGCTGA